Genomic DNA from Niallia circulans:
CTTGGATAAACGCTCGTAATCCAAAGAATCTTCATGCTTCTCTTCCTTTTTCGTTTTATTTAAACCAACTGTTAACTTTCGGATAACAGCATAATAAGCTGAGCATGCAAAATTGTATTGACCGTTGTACTTGAAACAAAAGCCACGATGAATATAACAGGCAGCCATTAAAAAGCTCAGGAGAATTGTGGGTAGACTCCATCTAAATATTCACTGTCAAATATAAACATAGGAGGTGCTTTTTTGAGAATAAAACACGTCCTCTGACCACACAAAGAGAAATCAGCTTGTCTAAAAAAGCAGCACTAACTAATAACTGCTATATTATCAGAATGCCGATTTCTCCTGTGCGAATGTAAACTTTACTGTAAGGAAGTACAATTAACGGGCACCTTCTCCAGTAACCAATACTTTTACTGTCTTCAGCATGATTTTTAACTCAAGCTTAAATGTCAGGTTAGATATGTACTCAAGGTCATACTTAAGCTTTTCACCTGGGGTGATTTCATACCCTCCACTTACCTGTGCGAGCCCTGTTAAACCAGGCCTTACTGCAAGCCTTTTTGCAAAGCCGGGTATTTCACTGTCAAACTGAGCTGTAAATATCGGTCTTTCCGGACGTGGACCGATCATGGACATGTCACCCTTCAAAACAGATAAAAGCTGTGGAAGCTCGTCTATTCTTGTTTTTCTCATAAAATTCCCGATTTTTGTTACACGTGGATCATTTGCTTCAGCCCATTTAGCGCCTTCCTTTTCCGCGTCATTATGCATGGAACGAAGCTTTATTAAATTAAAGTAATTTCCGTTTTTTCCAACTCGTTGCTGGATATAAAATGGTGAGCCAGGGCTCTCTAATACAACTAGGATAGCGAAGACAGCTATGATTGGTATCGCCAAAATTATCCCAATGCTTGCAAGCAGCAAATCTAAACACCTCTTCGTATAAAGGTAGTATGCTGCTTCCTTTGGTACGGAAAAGTTTTCCCCTTCGACAATGGAATAATCGTGGTAGATATTCAAGCTCTTTTCACGCATTTATTGTCACCTCGTAGACTGTTTATGTGTATTTTGAACCTTTGTGTCAAGTATAGAATTAGATTGTATGGTAATCGTTTAGCGAAAATTAATTATTGGTAAATGTTTGTAAAGATAATTTTAATAATGAAGAAATATAGTGCTTTGGTTTTAGAAATCCCTTCATTAAAAAGCATATCCAGAAGATTTGTCGACTGTAACCGGGGGAAATTCGTGGTATTTCTACAATTTTTTAAAACAAAAAAAGCAGTCTACATGAAGTAGACTGCTTTTTTTCTATTATTAATGCTTTGGTTTAACCCTTTTAATAAAGAAACTACAAGCAAATCCAATTGCTGCAACTATCAACGCAAATACAAAGGCACTTTGCACACCAGAAGTCAAAGCTGCTGGGATATTAGCTGGATCGGCTGGATTACTTACACCTGACAAGAAGGTTTTCTGACCAGATGCTAAGATAGAAACACCAATTGCAGTACCAATTGCACCAGCAACCTGTTGTAATGTATTCATGATTGCAGTTCCATCAGGATATAGCTGTGGTGGAAGCTGATTCAAACCATTTGTTTGTGCTGGCATCATAATCATAGATACCCCAATCATTAAACAGCTGTGCAGCACGATAATTAAGGCAACTGTTGATGTTGTTGTAACACCAGTGAAGAACCAAAGCACTACTGTACACAGTGCAAGCCCTGGAAGGACAAGCCACTTCGGTCCATATTTGTCAAACAGTCTTCCCATAACAGGTGATAAGAATCCATTAATTAAGCCACCTGGTAGTAATAATAGACCTGCTGTAAAGCTAGTTAAGCCTAAACCACCCTGCAGGTACATAGGAAGTAGCAGCATAGTAGAAAGAATAATCATCATTGACATAAATACTAATAGAAGTCCTAATACAAACATTGGGTATTTAAATGTGCGCAGATTAATCATTGGCTGTTCCATTTTAAGCTGTCGAATAGAGAATAATAGCAGTGAAAGCACACCTACAATTAAGGAGACAATGACAACTGGGCTTTCCCAACCGCCTGAGTGATCTCCGCCTTCTCCAGCACTGCTGAAGCCAAACACAATTCCACCGAACCCTAATGTAGAAAGCAGGATTGATAATATATCAATTTTCGGTTTTGTTACAGTTGAGACATTTTCCATATAACGAATTCCGAATAATAAAGCAAATACTAAGAACGGTAAGGAAATCCAGAAAATCCAATGCCATGTCAGATTTTCAATAATCAAACCTGAAATCGTCGGTCCAGTAGCAGGAGCGAACATGATAACAAGCCCGATCATTCCCATAGCTCCTCCTCTTTTTTCTGGAGGGAAGATAAGCAGGATCGTATTAAACATTAAAGGCAGCAGCAATGCAGTACCAACAGCCTGCACAATTCTAGCCACTAACAAAAATTCAAACGTCGGTGCAAGAGCAGCAATCAACGTTCCGAGAATAGAGAAACCCAAAGAAGCAAAGAATAGCTGTCTTGTTTCAAACCATTGTAATAATAATCCTGAAATCGGAACAAGAATTCCTAATGTCAGCAAAAATCCAGTTGTAAGCCATTGAACCGTTGTCGGCGCAATATTAAAAATTGTAATCAAATCATTTAATGCCATATTCAGGGCTGTTTCACTGAACATACCTATAAAACCGGCAATCAAGAAAGAAGCTACGATAGGCACTGTTTTAAACTGCTTGCCCTCCATTGACTTCCCCTTTACCGCGTCCATATTCATTTCCATTAATTAATCCCCTTCTTTCTTACTTTTCTTGAGACAGTAGCTTTGAAAGCTTTTCGGAAACAATTCTCAATGGCATGCCTGACTGTTTTGTCAAACACAACACAATTGCTCCCTCTATCATAGAATTAATAACAATGCTTAAATCTGCAGCTTCTTCCGCAGGAAATCCGCTTTCCTTAAGCTTCTCCGTGTAGACAGCTTGCCATTTTTCAAATGACACTACACACGCCTTTCTTATCGGCTCACAAGTTGATGCTGTTTCCGATGCGATAAGTCCGATCGGCATGCCCTGAACATTTTCCTTTTTATCAAAATCAGCGGCAATTTCATTAATATGTAGCTGAAAGGCTGTTATTGGATCACTTGTAGAAAACAGCATATCCTTTGTCTTCTGAAGCAGTAGATTTTCTGTATATTTTATTGCCTCTATTGCTAATTCCTCTTTACCGTTAGGGAAATAGTAATAAAGTGATCCTTTCGGCGTTTTGCTCTCTGCAATTATTTGATTCAAGCCAGTACCATAATAGCCTTGTGTCTGGAATAATCGAGAGGCCGTCTCCAGAATCAGCTCACGAGTGTTTCCCTTTTCACCCAAGTTTACATCCTCCCCAAAAAAATTATAACGATTGGTCTATATAAAGGTAATTGTGTAAACGTTTACTTGTCAACAGCTTTATTTTATAAATCTTTCCTAAATAAAAAGGCTCCTTTATCGTTTGAAAAAAGGAGCCTTTTTATTAATTTATCTCAATATCACCGTTGTTTGTTTTTAAGCTTACTTTATTTTCACCTTTTCCAAAGATAAGATATGAGTTGGAATTGTTGAACATTTCAATATCACCGTTATCCGTATCTGCCGTTATGCTCGTATTTTCAGGCTCCTTTTCAGTTGTTATTGAAATTTCACCATTACTTGTTTCTAAGCGAATATCCTCATCCAACGTCTTTGTGTTCAGTTCTATTCTTCCGTTCATTGTTGTCCCTTCAATCTGGCCTGAAACATTGTCCAACTGGATTCGTCCATTTGCAGATCTTGCTTTAACTTTGTCAGCAGTAAGATTAGCGAGGTCCAATCGGCCATTCGAAGTATGAACATCAACCTGTTTAGCAGACAGCTCCTGTATGGAAATTTTGCCGTTGCTGATTTTTGCCATCAATTTATTATATTGTTTATCTGGCAAGTAAAGCTTCAAGTTAAACTCAATGCTTTCAAAGAAATTCACGGAAAATAGCTGACTTCCTTTTTCTTTAGCTGTCACCTTTAAGGTAGTTCCATTAACATCAGCAGTAAAGTCCAGCTCCCTATTCCCTCGTTTCATTCCTGTTAACTCAGCATATGAGTCAGCGTTGGCAGATGGGTAAATTTCTATCGTAGCATTATCGGCCGAAACTTCCACATTTTCAAAATTTTCATTTTCAATTTTCTTATTTTCATTTATTGCATATTTTGCTGTGCTTTGCTTATAGGTAGCAACACTGCCAAGAAGTCCGATAACAAGCAAAATCGCGCCAGCCCAAAGTAGCTTTCGTTTGTTCATCGCTTAACGCCTCCTTTAACTAATGCTGCATTGTATGAAATATAGCGGATAAACCCGCGTGTGAACCATTTTGTGATCCATTGCATTGCAATAATAAGAAGCAGACCAACTCCGCAATATCCTATTGCTAGAAACCATTCAAACAGGTCAAAATAACTGCCAAAAAGATTATTTAAAAGAACAAAAACTGGGGAAGCAATTCCAGCGAAACTAAT
This window encodes:
- a CDS encoding sugar transferase, producing the protein MREKSLNIYHDYSIVEGENFSVPKEAAYYLYTKRCLDLLLASIGIILAIPIIAVFAILVVLESPGSPFYIQQRVGKNGNYFNLIKLRSMHNDAEKEGAKWAEANDPRVTKIGNFMRKTRIDELPQLLSVLKGDMSMIGPRPERPIFTAQFDSEIPGFAKRLAVRPGLTGLAQVSGGYEITPGEKLKYDLEYISNLTFKLELKIMLKTVKVLVTGEGAR
- the lmr(B) gene encoding lincomycin efflux MFS transporter Lmr(B), whose translation is MEGKQFKTVPIVASFLIAGFIGMFSETALNMALNDLITIFNIAPTTVQWLTTGFLLTLGILVPISGLLLQWFETRQLFFASLGFSILGTLIAALAPTFEFLLVARIVQAVGTALLLPLMFNTILLIFPPEKRGGAMGMIGLVIMFAPATGPTISGLIIENLTWHWIFWISLPFLVFALLFGIRYMENVSTVTKPKIDILSILLSTLGFGGIVFGFSSAGEGGDHSGGWESPVVIVSLIVGVLSLLLFSIRQLKMEQPMINLRTFKYPMFVLGLLLVFMSMMIILSTMLLLPMYLQGGLGLTSFTAGLLLLPGGLINGFLSPVMGRLFDKYGPKWLVLPGLALCTVVLWFFTGVTTTSTVALIIVLHSCLMIGVSMIMMPAQTNGLNQLPPQLYPDGTAIMNTLQQVAGAIGTAIGVSILASGQKTFLSGVSNPADPANIPAALTSGVQSAFVFALIVAAIGFACSFFIKRVKPKH
- a CDS encoding DUF4097 family beta strand repeat-containing protein, with the protein product MNKRKLLWAGAILLVIGLLGSVATYKQSTAKYAINENKKIENENFENVEVSADNATIEIYPSANADSYAELTGMKRGNRELDFTADVNGTTLKVTAKEKGSQLFSVNFFESIEFNLKLYLPDKQYNKLMAKISNGKISIQELSAKQVDVHTSNGRLDLANLTADKVKARSANGRIQLDNVSGQIEGTTMNGRIELNTKTLDEDIRLETSNGEISITTEKEPENTSITADTDNGDIEMFNNSNSYLIFGKGENKVSLKTNNGDIEIN
- a CDS encoding TetR/AcrR family transcriptional regulator, translating into MGEKGNTRELILETASRLFQTQGYYGTGLNQIIAESKTPKGSLYYYFPNGKEELAIEAIKYTENLLLQKTKDMLFSTSDPITAFQLHINEIAADFDKKENVQGMPIGLIASETASTCEPIRKACVVSFEKWQAVYTEKLKESGFPAEEAADLSIVINSMIEGAIVLCLTKQSGMPLRIVSEKLSKLLSQEK